TCGGCACTCTCGACCTTTCCCAGAACAACTTCCTCGGCCGAGGGTGGCAGGTCTTCCTTCGCGTGCGCGGGGGCGCCTCCACTCAGCAGGGCACCATCGGCTTCACCGAGCCCTGGCTCTTCGACCGGCCGCTGGCCGCGGGCTTCGATCTGTTCAACAATCGGCGCATCTACAACGACTACACCATCAATTCCCTGGGCGGCGATGTCCGAGTGGGTCATCCGCTCGGCGACTATGCGCGGTGGAACTTGATCTACAAGCTGGAGCAAGACGACCTCACCGGGGTCAACCCCAACGCGAGCCCGGAGCTGCGGGACGCCAAAGGCACCACCATCACCTCGGTCCTCGGCGGCAACATCGGGCGGGACACGCGCGACAATCTCATCGAGCCGACCAAGGGAAACCTCTCGACCATCGGGGCCGACTTCGCGGGCATCCTCACGGAGGACAACCGCTACGTCAGACTCTCCGCCTCGACCGTCCAACACCAGTCGTTGTGGTTCAGCCATGTGTTGAGTGGGCGCGTGGGCGTCGGCTACGAGGTCGGCTGGAGCAACAAGCCGGTGCCCATCTTCGAGCGTTTCTACCTCGGCGGCCCGAACTCGGTCCGGAGCTTCAAGCTCCGTCAGATCTCGCCGCGCGACGATTCGGGCACGCGGATCGGCGGCAATTTCCAGGTCCTCGGCAACGTGGAGTACACCATCCCGACTTACTATGGCGTCAGACTGGCTCTCTTCTTTGACGCGGGTAACGTGTATGGCCCGGACAATCACCTGGGGCAGAAGATCGACCTCACGAACCTCAAGTACGCGGTGGGCATGGGCCTGCGCTGGAACTCGCCCTTCGGTCCCATCCGCATCGACTACGGCGTCAATCCAGACCCGAAGCCGGGGGACAAGTTCGGCGAGTTCCACTTTGCCGTGGGCACGGCGTTCTAGCTCAGGGAGGACAGGAGCATGATTGGGCGTGTCAGGGTCGTGGTGGCCACGGCGGCGGTCTTGATGGCCATCCTTTCCGGGCTGTGGTGGATGTCGCCTCGCGTGGAGGCCCAGGCCCCCGCGCCCGGACGCGTGGGCTTCGTGGACCTCCAGCGCATCCTCGCCAAGTCCCAGGCCGGGGTGCAGGCCCGCGAGCAGCTCGAGAAGGACAAAGCGGGCATGCAGAAGCAGGTGGACAATCAGAAGGCTGACCTCGAGAAGCTCCGCGACGAGCTCGAGAAGAAGGGGCAGCTCCTCTCGGCCGACGCGCGGCGTGACAAGCAGGAGCAGCTCGAGCGCAAAGTCCGCGACGCCAGGCGGCTGGTCGACGACCTCGAGAAGGAGCTGCAGAAGAAGGAGCAGGGGCTGCTCGCCAAGGTGCTGCGCGACGTCGAGGGTGTGGTGGCCAAGATCGGCAAGGAGCGAGGCTATCTCATGATCGTGGAGCGCCGCCAGGGCGGCCTCATCTACGGCGCCGCGGAGGCGGACGTCACCGAGGAAATCATCAAGGCCTTCGACGACGAGACCCGGAAGGCCAAGAAGTAGGCTCCCGTGAGCGCCTTCACGCTCGGCCGGCTCGCCGAGGCGCTCGGCGCCACCCTCCACGGGGATGCTGGACAGCTTGTGCGCGGCGTGGCCCCGCTCGAGAGCGCCGGGCCCGAGGAGATTTCCTTCGTCACCAGCCCCAAGTATCAGCGCCTGGCCGCCGCGAGCGCGGCGGGCGCCCTCGTGGTCGGGCCGGAGGTGCAGGATCTCGACCGGACGCTCTTGCGGGTGGCCTCGCCCCCGGCGGCCCTGATCACCCTCCTCCGACTCTTCCACCCAGCGCCTCCCGTCGAACCGGGAGTGCATCAGGCGGCTTGGGTGGCCCCGGAGGCGCGGGTGCATCCGACGGCGGCCATCGGCCCCGGCGCGGTGATCGAGGGTGACGCGGTGATCGGGCCGCGCACGCTCGTGGGAGCGCTCACCTATGTCGGCCGCGGAACCGTGCTCGGAGCCGACGTGGTCTTGTATCCGCGGGTCGTGATACGCGACGGGGTCCGCATCGGCGATCGCGTCATCGTCCATCCCGGGGCCGTCCTTGGCGCCGACGGCTTCGGCTATACCTTCGATGGATCCGCGCACCAGAAAATCCCCCAGGTCGGGGGACTCATCATCGAGGACGACGTCGAGATCGGCGCCAATTCCGCCATCGACCGCGCCACCATGGGCGCGACGATCGTCCGCCGCGGCACGAAGATCGACAACCTGGTGCAGATCGGCCACAACTGCGATATCGGGGAACACGTGATCCTGGTCGCCCAGGTGGGCGTATCCGGCTCGTG
The window above is part of the Candidatus Methylomirabilota bacterium genome. Proteins encoded here:
- the bamA gene encoding outer membrane protein assembly factor BamA, translating into VNRGADKLKEFYETEGYFEVGVTPEVEKLPDGDVTVTYRIAEGRRITIDQIVIEGAQGLTPKQVKGAMDTQEREYIILRGTVQRQKLDEDVDRIIQLYNDSGYVQARVESSEIQVDREKARATIRIVVVEGPQFKVGGVDVTGNAVLPIEEIRKRIELKTGDVFSRAMLRDTVKGITDLYSAVGRASADVTPNTLQDIPGRLVNIVFEINEGPETYVERINISGNTRSEEKILRREIPMAEGDLFTSQKLARAKQKLTNLNYFDKVEAKTAPGSAKDRIIVNIDVTEKPTGLFSIGGGYSSQDGALGTLDLSQNNFLGRGWQVFLRVRGGASTQQGTIGFTEPWLFDRPLAAGFDLFNNRRIYNDYTINSLGGDVRVGHPLGDYARWNLIYKLEQDDLTGVNPNASPELRDAKGTTITSVLGGNIGRDTRDNLIEPTKGNLSTIGADFAGILTEDNRYVRLSASTVQHQSLWFSHVLSGRVGVGYEVGWSNKPVPIFERFYLGGPNSVRSFKLRQISPRDDSGTRIGGNFQVLGNVEYTIPTYYGVRLALFFDAGNVYGPDNHLGQKIDLTNLKYAVGMGLRWNSPFGPIRIDYGVNPDPKPGDKFGEFHFAVGTAF
- a CDS encoding OmpH family outer membrane protein: MIGRVRVVVATAAVLMAILSGLWWMSPRVEAQAPAPGRVGFVDLQRILAKSQAGVQAREQLEKDKAGMQKQVDNQKADLEKLRDELEKKGQLLSADARRDKQEQLERKVRDARRLVDDLEKELQKKEQGLLAKVLRDVEGVVAKIGKERGYLMIVERRQGGLIYGAAEADVTEEIIKAFDDETRKAKK
- the lpxD gene encoding UDP-3-O-(3-hydroxymyristoyl)glucosamine N-acyltransferase, giving the protein MSAFTLGRLAEALGATLHGDAGQLVRGVAPLESAGPEEISFVTSPKYQRLAAASAAGALVVGPEVQDLDRTLLRVASPPAALITLLRLFHPAPPVEPGVHQAAWVAPEARVHPTAAIGPGAVIEGDAVIGPRTLVGALTYVGRGTVLGADVVLYPRVVIRDGVRIGDRVIVHPGAVLGADGFGYTFDGSAHQKIPQVGGLIIEDDVEIGANSAIDRATMGATIVRRGTKIDNLVQIGHNCDIGEHVILVAQVGVSGSCKIGNRAVLAGQVGVSDHVTVGAGAMVTAQSGVKGEVPAGEVWSGYPARPSTEFRRIWAAEAMLPELLKRVRSLEKQVRELGGSADG